A part of Myxococcus landrumus genomic DNA contains:
- the cas10 gene encoding type III-B CRISPR-associated protein Cas10/Cmr2, with protein MATQSQVLVLKVGPVQGFISQSRRTRDLWFGSHLLSQVSRAMARSLQASGAELIFPHPEQLQGPTSGPECVGKEDADTPKGFPNKVLAVVTGDPESIARAARTAARDALFKAWERVRDKCGGLFAEGADAWANEQLETFLEFHAAWVPQGEGGYAVALEEAEALLEARRALREFKAWAQLVPAGTHKSSLDGGRPSVLRGKRSKGGEWKGLRIGEREELDALGLLKRAGGDPGQFVPVPSIGLAAWLETASKEHNRELSNLRGACSDGGFTKVHRTDLSWVNAFPFDGQVLFPERVLPCFEEWSDGGDRKSVQRESERFTAGAVQPLLDVMGVAPYPYVACLCADGDNMGQALRELAVHGGIEAHRSVSRALANFTSEAKDIVQSRFRGMLVYAGGDDVLAFVCPPDAVACARELASAFQRHLKPAINGAVKELPTLSVGLGIGHVLESLGQLLSLGRQAEKAAKNAGRNALAILLAKHAGRERLWTSSWVNPVEPVGRLAQDMALLSSGRLPLSKVHEVEAMSRRFAADVADSHSKEQAEVLVDEVRRILSRAEAGRREDPMSLADVGLEDLSTSDGRKAHAKLQEWVSRVLVAETLERAGRKLEPRKGGEG; from the coding sequence ATGGCAACACAATCCCAAGTGCTTGTCCTCAAGGTGGGCCCCGTGCAGGGCTTCATCAGCCAGTCCCGCCGCACGCGAGACCTCTGGTTCGGCAGCCATCTGCTCTCCCAGGTGAGTCGCGCGATGGCGCGCTCCCTCCAGGCGTCAGGCGCCGAGCTCATCTTTCCTCACCCGGAGCAGCTCCAGGGGCCGACGTCCGGACCTGAGTGTGTCGGGAAGGAGGACGCCGACACGCCGAAGGGATTTCCCAACAAGGTGCTCGCCGTCGTGACAGGCGACCCGGAGTCCATCGCGAGGGCTGCACGCACGGCCGCGAGGGACGCCTTGTTCAAGGCCTGGGAACGGGTGCGCGACAAATGCGGGGGCCTGTTCGCCGAGGGCGCCGACGCCTGGGCCAACGAGCAGCTCGAGACCTTCCTGGAGTTTCACGCGGCTTGGGTGCCTCAAGGAGAAGGTGGTTACGCGGTGGCACTCGAAGAGGCCGAGGCGCTGCTGGAGGCACGCCGGGCGCTGCGTGAGTTCAAGGCTTGGGCGCAGCTTGTTCCCGCTGGCACTCACAAGTCGAGCCTCGATGGAGGCCGACCCTCGGTGCTGCGCGGAAAGCGGTCCAAGGGCGGTGAGTGGAAGGGGCTGCGAATCGGCGAGCGCGAGGAATTGGATGCGCTCGGCTTGCTCAAGCGCGCGGGGGGAGACCCGGGGCAGTTCGTCCCCGTGCCGAGCATCGGGCTGGCGGCATGGCTGGAGACGGCGAGCAAGGAGCACAACCGGGAGCTCTCCAACCTTCGTGGGGCCTGCTCGGATGGCGGGTTCACCAAGGTCCATCGGACGGACCTGTCGTGGGTCAACGCCTTCCCCTTCGACGGACAGGTCCTTTTTCCCGAGCGAGTGCTGCCCTGCTTCGAGGAGTGGAGCGACGGGGGAGACCGCAAGAGCGTCCAGCGCGAGTCCGAGCGCTTCACGGCGGGCGCCGTTCAACCGCTGCTCGATGTCATGGGCGTCGCGCCCTATCCCTATGTGGCGTGTCTCTGCGCGGACGGCGACAACATGGGGCAGGCCCTGCGCGAGCTCGCGGTCCACGGAGGCATCGAGGCTCACAGGAGCGTCTCCAGGGCCCTCGCGAACTTCACTTCGGAGGCGAAGGACATCGTTCAGTCCCGGTTCCGAGGGATGCTCGTCTACGCGGGCGGTGACGATGTGCTCGCCTTCGTGTGTCCGCCGGATGCCGTCGCGTGTGCTCGCGAGCTGGCGTCTGCCTTTCAGCGCCACCTGAAGCCCGCCATCAACGGCGCCGTCAAGGAGCTGCCGACGCTCTCGGTGGGACTTGGGATTGGCCATGTGCTGGAGAGCCTGGGGCAGCTCCTGAGTCTGGGGCGACAGGCGGAGAAGGCCGCGAAGAACGCGGGACGCAACGCGCTGGCCATCCTCCTGGCGAAACACGCGGGCCGTGAGCGGCTGTGGACCTCGAGCTGGGTGAATCCCGTTGAGCCCGTGGGGCGGCTCGCACAGGACATGGCGTTGCTGTCCTCCGGCCGTCTGCCTTTGAGCAAGGTGCACGAGGTCGAGGCGATGTCGCGCCGATTCGCCGCGGACGTCGCGGACTCGCACTCGAAGGAACAGGCGGAAGTTCTCGTGGACGAGGTGCGGCGCATCCTGTCGCGAGCTGAAGCGGGGCGGCGGGAGGACCCGATGTCACTTGCTGACGTGGGACTGGAGGACCTGTCGACGTCGGATGGGCGAAAGGCTCACGCGAAGCTTCAGGAGTGGGTGTCTCGAGTGCTCGTGGCGGAGACGTTGGAGCGCGCCGGTCGGAAGTTGGAGCCCAGGAAGGGTGGTGAGGGATGA
- a CDS encoding type III-B CRISPR module-associated protein Cmr3: MSQECFVLLPRDGLSVKDGRGWYTSEVGRGYSHPWPLPTTVRGALRAAWGQDLMTTQPGVRMTPEEWEQRSAGVKLTRFVALRRSLAESSFKQAHRMWPFPADAVLVGGEKGAVGRVEQLLPRRPATGRAATTLGPDEDAAREGLWHPRWASKGKPAPAPRFWSEAEMVRWLLGHDVAIPRELSPEQRTDVHVSIHPDRQTAEDTMLHSRQVVELLRLEREGETAPRAVEWALGLCCEQPTRDSVRGFPSGVLGLGGRRRLTNVEPVTPDLFACPPEFQPKGTKGLRLVLATPASFVRGWLPDGFEQDGAVYVGTLPGVTGPVVLRAALVPRAQDVSAWDMVKREPRRTRRWVPAGAVYFFEKQRGEDFTAEELRALWLASWGGGHEEALGQVLPGVWTPPPASGA; encoded by the coding sequence ATGAGTCAGGAATGCTTCGTACTGCTGCCTCGCGACGGGTTGTCCGTGAAGGACGGGCGCGGCTGGTACACGAGTGAGGTGGGGCGGGGGTACTCCCATCCGTGGCCGTTGCCCACGACGGTGAGGGGAGCTCTGCGCGCGGCTTGGGGGCAGGACCTCATGACCACTCAGCCTGGCGTGAGGATGACGCCCGAGGAGTGGGAACAGCGCTCGGCCGGCGTGAAGCTGACGCGCTTCGTTGCCCTGCGGCGCTCCTTGGCCGAGTCCTCGTTCAAACAAGCGCACCGGATGTGGCCGTTCCCCGCCGATGCGGTGTTGGTGGGGGGCGAGAAGGGGGCTGTCGGGCGGGTGGAGCAGCTGTTGCCTCGTCGTCCCGCGACGGGGCGGGCCGCGACCACCCTGGGGCCCGATGAGGACGCGGCGCGCGAGGGGCTATGGCACCCGCGCTGGGCCTCGAAGGGAAAGCCCGCCCCGGCACCTCGCTTCTGGTCCGAGGCGGAGATGGTCCGCTGGCTCTTGGGCCACGACGTCGCCATCCCGAGAGAGCTCAGTCCCGAGCAACGCACGGACGTGCACGTCTCCATCCACCCCGACCGACAGACGGCGGAGGACACGATGCTGCACTCGCGCCAGGTCGTGGAGTTGCTGCGACTGGAGCGCGAGGGAGAGACCGCGCCGCGTGCCGTGGAGTGGGCGCTGGGCCTGTGCTGCGAGCAGCCGACGCGAGATTCGGTTCGTGGCTTCCCTTCGGGCGTGTTGGGCCTGGGTGGACGCAGGCGCCTGACGAACGTGGAGCCTGTGACGCCAGACCTGTTCGCCTGCCCTCCGGAGTTCCAGCCGAAGGGGACGAAGGGGCTCCGGTTGGTGTTGGCGACGCCCGCGAGCTTCGTGCGGGGCTGGCTCCCGGACGGCTTCGAGCAGGACGGTGCGGTGTACGTGGGCACGCTGCCTGGAGTCACGGGGCCGGTGGTGCTGCGGGCCGCGCTGGTGCCTCGGGCTCAGGACGTGTCCGCGTGGGACATGGTGAAGCGGGAGCCTCGGCGGACGCGGCGATGGGTGCCCGCGGGTGCTGTCTATTTCTTCGAGAAGCAGCGCGGTGAGGACTTCACCGCGGAAGAGCTGCGCGCGTTGTGGCTGGCCTCGTGGGGCGGCGGCCATGAGGAAGCGCTCGGGCAGGTGCTGCCCGGTGTCTGGACACCGCCCCCTGCGTCTGGAGCCTGA
- the cmr4 gene encoding type III-B CRISPR module RAMP protein Cmr4 yields the protein MESRAYLLQALSPLHVGTGRSVGVIDLPLMRMRATGIPIVPGSSLKGVLRDSRKHDSDKARSDAIFGPRREKPGPEGDQPGEYAGALVVGDARLLALPVRGFVGTFAMVTSPLLLALARRDWGGRMGGGEVPGPVAPLAKYQARVASLKNSACLYRHDGQPRVYLEDLDLEVENKDDSVLASWAEVLGRALPSEERDMLMRRLVLVDDETMSFLWETATQVDTRVSINPETGTAAQGQLWTEESLPAETLLMGVMAATRAWHPERKLEAGEVLSEALGGPGTMLQLGGKATVGRGWCRLLSWQSGGSEGRR from the coding sequence ATGGAAAGCCGAGCCTATCTGCTGCAAGCCCTGTCGCCCCTGCACGTGGGGACAGGTCGGAGTGTGGGAGTCATCGACCTGCCGCTGATGCGGATGCGCGCCACGGGCATCCCCATCGTTCCCGGCTCATCGCTCAAGGGCGTGCTGCGTGACTCGCGCAAGCACGACTCGGACAAGGCGCGGAGTGATGCCATCTTCGGACCTCGGCGCGAGAAGCCCGGTCCCGAAGGGGACCAGCCTGGTGAGTACGCGGGGGCGCTGGTGGTGGGGGATGCGCGACTGCTCGCGCTCCCCGTGCGCGGCTTCGTGGGCACGTTCGCGATGGTGACGTCGCCGCTGCTGCTGGCGCTCGCCCGTCGGGACTGGGGCGGTCGCATGGGTGGCGGCGAGGTGCCGGGGCCGGTGGCCCCACTTGCGAAGTACCAGGCGCGTGTCGCCTCGCTGAAGAACAGCGCCTGTCTCTATCGCCACGATGGGCAGCCTCGGGTCTACCTGGAGGACCTGGACCTGGAAGTGGAGAACAAGGACGACAGCGTGCTCGCCTCCTGGGCCGAGGTGCTCGGTCGCGCGCTTCCCTCGGAGGAGCGCGACATGCTCATGCGCCGGCTGGTGCTCGTGGACGACGAGACGATGTCCTTCCTCTGGGAGACGGCGACGCAGGTGGACACCCGCGTGAGCATCAACCCCGAGACGGGCACCGCCGCGCAGGGACAGCTCTGGACCGAGGAGAGCCTGCCCGCGGAGACGCTGCTGATGGGCGTGATGGCCGCCACGCGGGCCTGGCACCCCGAGCGCAAGTTGGAGGCAGGGGAGGTGCTCTCCGAGGCCCTGGGTGGGCCCGGGACGATGCTGCAGCTCGGTGGCAAGGCGACGGTGGGACGTGGCTGGTGCCGGCTCCTGTCGTGGCAGAGCGGTGGTTCGGAGGGGCGGCGATGA
- the cmr5 gene encoding type III-B CRISPR module-associated protein Cmr5, whose amino-acid sequence MNGQTREQLRAIHAYQCVRAVPPGIRADYKPRVHGLGASVLRDGLAAALTFLEREKKADERAPLETNAAMRLLSDLAKSLEKAPIPELKRRLATMSLPDAVRELKLEEYMLATRETLRLVVWFRRAVQATFKDSEQTRAQ is encoded by the coding sequence ATGAACGGCCAGACGCGAGAGCAGCTTCGGGCGATTCATGCGTATCAGTGTGTGAGGGCTGTCCCGCCGGGGATTCGCGCGGACTACAAGCCACGCGTGCATGGATTGGGTGCCTCGGTCCTTCGGGATGGGTTGGCCGCGGCGCTCACGTTCCTCGAGCGGGAGAAGAAGGCGGATGAGCGGGCGCCGCTGGAGACGAACGCCGCGATGCGGCTGTTGAGCGACCTCGCGAAGTCGCTCGAGAAGGCGCCCATCCCCGAGCTGAAGCGGCGGTTGGCCACGATGTCCCTTCCGGACGCCGTGAGGGAGTTGAAGCTGGAGGAATACATGCTGGCCACGCGCGAGACGCTGCGGCTGGTGGTGTGGTTCCGCCGCGCGGTGCAGGCCACGTTCAAGGACTCGGAGCAGACTCGTGCGCAATGA
- the cmr6 gene encoding type III-B CRISPR module RAMP protein Cmr6, whose translation MRNDLRGLSQALEDGPAHAGLAHERYAPVKDDLEEKESPWRKWLQWMEEARVPRDYTVAFSRWRESLRQWHTASVTVRAASRLLVGHGNASPTGVGLTLHHTWGVPVIPGSSLKGVLAAYLRAAFEPAEVEVACRRLFGVPGDRLTGQGATTGEVIFHDALWVASPVKKEEKTPLMLARDVLTVHQKTWYGGATAWPNDYDSPNPVAFLSVRPEGRFLLALSVAPGADAESVTLLRWAGDRLCEALSQCGVGGKTSAGYGRLTAEGEVVVNPPRAVSRPSPVRDEFKTWLDAQREAKTEQRKVLEDFESEWLRRLSTLPLGAREECAQAMRTLVKKNPKLQERRDDLLARLLAPSTSNH comes from the coding sequence GTGCGCAATGACCTGAGGGGACTGTCGCAGGCGCTCGAGGATGGCCCCGCGCACGCGGGGCTGGCCCATGAGCGCTACGCTCCCGTGAAGGACGACCTCGAAGAGAAGGAGTCTCCTTGGCGCAAGTGGTTGCAGTGGATGGAGGAGGCCCGCGTCCCCCGGGACTACACCGTTGCCTTCTCCCGCTGGCGCGAGTCCCTTCGGCAGTGGCACACCGCCTCCGTCACGGTGCGAGCGGCGAGCCGCCTTCTCGTGGGCCACGGGAATGCCTCGCCCACGGGGGTGGGGTTGACGCTGCACCACACGTGGGGCGTGCCGGTGATTCCGGGCTCCTCGCTGAAGGGCGTGCTGGCGGCCTATCTGCGCGCGGCCTTCGAGCCCGCGGAGGTGGAGGTCGCGTGTCGAAGGCTGTTCGGCGTGCCGGGAGACAGGCTCACGGGACAGGGCGCGACCACGGGAGAGGTCATCTTCCACGATGCGCTCTGGGTGGCATCTCCCGTCAAGAAGGAGGAGAAGACTCCGTTGATGCTGGCGCGCGACGTGCTGACCGTGCATCAGAAGACCTGGTACGGCGGCGCCACGGCCTGGCCGAATGACTACGACTCTCCGAACCCCGTGGCCTTCCTGTCGGTCCGGCCCGAGGGGCGTTTCCTCCTGGCGTTGAGCGTGGCCCCGGGTGCGGATGCGGAGTCCGTCACGTTGCTGCGCTGGGCCGGGGACCGGCTCTGTGAGGCTTTGAGTCAGTGCGGCGTGGGGGGCAAGACGTCCGCGGGGTACGGGCGGCTGACTGCCGAGGGTGAGGTGGTGGTCAATCCTCCTCGTGCGGTGTCTCGACCTTCGCCGGTGCGGGATGAGTTCAAGACGTGGTTGGACGCGCAGCGTGAGGCGAAGACGGAGCAGCGCAAGGTCCTCGAGGACTTCGAGTCGGAGTGGCTGAGGCGGTTGTCCACGCTACCGCTCGGGGCTCGCGAGGAGTGTGCGCAGGCGATGCGCACGTTGGTGAAGAAGAACCCCAAGCTCCAGGAGCGCCGTGATGACTTGCTTGCGCGACTGCTCGCCCCTTCGACGAGCAATCACTGA
- the cas6 gene encoding type I-MYXAN CRISPR-associated protein Cas6/Cmx6, whose protein sequence is MIDLVFPARGGGVPLDHGYVLFSALSHRLPGLHERKDVGIFNLRGTQARGKSLHVGNGTLRIRCPTEALPLFLPLNGAALTVADGEVTLGIPRVFPLDAPVSLSSRLVTFKHAIDDATFRASVRRALAELGCEGTMHVGRRRVLAIAGKKVIGYALTLSHLSARSSLLIQEHGLGGRRHMGCGLFLPTRLRVAAGLRMEDAQPECFA, encoded by the coding sequence ATGATTGATCTTGTCTTCCCCGCGCGTGGCGGCGGGGTTCCGCTGGACCATGGCTATGTCCTGTTCTCCGCGCTCTCCCACCGGCTCCCGGGATTGCACGAGCGCAAGGATGTCGGAATCTTCAACCTGCGCGGCACCCAGGCGCGTGGGAAGTCACTCCACGTGGGGAATGGGACGCTGCGCATCCGCTGCCCCACGGAGGCCTTGCCTCTGTTCCTGCCGCTCAACGGCGCGGCCCTCACCGTCGCCGATGGTGAGGTCACCTTGGGGATTCCTCGCGTCTTCCCGTTGGATGCACCCGTGTCGCTCTCCTCACGGCTCGTCACCTTCAAGCACGCCATCGACGACGCGACGTTCCGCGCGTCCGTGCGGAGAGCCCTCGCGGAGCTGGGCTGCGAAGGGACGATGCATGTGGGCCGTAGGCGTGTGCTGGCCATCGCGGGAAAGAAGGTCATCGGATACGCCCTCACGCTGAGCCACCTGTCCGCGCGCTCGTCCTTGCTCATCCAGGAGCACGGGCTCGGCGGCCGGCGTCACATGGGTTGCGGACTCTTCCTGCCCACGCGTCTGCGGGTGGCGGCGGGACTGCGGATGGAGGACGCACAGCCGGAGTGCTTCGCGTGA
- a CDS encoding type I-MYXAN CRISPR-associated endonuclease Cas4/Cas1, producing MSPRPVVVEPTLRVHALHALAYCERLFYLEEVEEVRVADAAIFAGRRLHARLEQEGERVEVEVSSEVLGLHGKVDAVRERAGTLVVHEHKRGRHASGEGGPEAWPGDRLQVGAYALLVEECFPGTEVECRVRYHQTETTVCFPLDEPLRQDVVAAVARARLLRASGMRPPVTTEERKCARCSLAPVCLPEEERIGSGAERPRLFPEDDVRQVLHVTTAGSRVGRASDELVVTPPEGEGEPVRLPVRTVSALVSHGAVQVSSQVLALCVERDVGVHWFTSGGRYLGGLGGGGGNVQRRLRQFEALRQEAVCLGLARRLVAAKLEGQLRFLLRASRGDVDAREVMGSAVRDLRALLPGCAEAASLDVLRGLEGAGAARYFGVLPYLLGDDVDPRLRFDGRNRRPPRDRFNAVLGFLYGLVHREVEAAIRSVGLDVAFGFFHQPRSSAGPLGLDVMEQFRVPLADMPLVASLNRRAWDAEADFEVTPEHVWLSKAGRAKAIELYERRMRETWKHNVLGYSLSYARLVELEVRLLEKEWTGTPGLFATFRLR from the coding sequence ATGAGTCCTCGACCTGTTGTGGTCGAGCCGACGCTGCGTGTCCATGCGCTGCATGCGCTCGCGTACTGCGAGCGGCTGTTCTACCTGGAGGAAGTCGAGGAGGTGCGGGTGGCGGATGCGGCCATCTTCGCCGGCAGACGCCTGCATGCGCGGCTGGAACAAGAGGGCGAGCGGGTGGAGGTGGAGGTCTCCAGCGAGGTGTTGGGCCTGCATGGCAAGGTCGATGCCGTGCGCGAGCGCGCGGGGACCTTGGTGGTTCATGAGCACAAGCGCGGTCGACATGCGTCTGGGGAAGGTGGACCGGAGGCGTGGCCGGGAGATCGGCTTCAAGTCGGGGCGTATGCGCTGTTGGTGGAGGAGTGTTTTCCGGGGACCGAGGTGGAGTGCCGGGTCCGTTATCATCAGACCGAGACGACGGTTTGCTTTCCGTTGGATGAGCCGCTTCGCCAGGACGTGGTGGCGGCGGTTGCTCGGGCTCGGCTCTTGCGTGCCTCGGGGATGCGCCCTCCCGTGACGACGGAGGAGCGTAAGTGTGCTCGCTGCTCTTTGGCACCGGTGTGCCTGCCGGAGGAGGAGCGGATAGGGAGTGGCGCGGAGCGGCCTCGGTTGTTTCCGGAGGATGATGTTCGACAGGTCCTGCATGTGACGACGGCGGGGAGTCGGGTGGGGCGGGCCTCCGATGAGTTGGTGGTGACGCCGCCTGAAGGGGAGGGCGAGCCCGTGCGGCTCCCTGTGCGGACGGTGTCGGCGCTGGTCTCGCATGGCGCGGTGCAGGTCAGCTCGCAGGTGTTGGCGCTCTGCGTGGAGAGGGACGTGGGGGTGCATTGGTTCACTTCGGGAGGGCGTTACCTGGGGGGACTTGGAGGAGGGGGAGGAAATGTGCAGCGGCGGCTGCGCCAGTTCGAGGCGTTGCGCCAGGAGGCTGTGTGCCTGGGGTTGGCTCGGCGGCTGGTGGCCGCGAAGCTGGAGGGGCAGCTCCGGTTCCTGCTGCGAGCTTCTCGTGGGGATGTGGACGCTCGCGAGGTGATGGGTTCGGCGGTGCGTGACTTGCGTGCGCTGTTGCCTGGCTGCGCGGAGGCGGCGTCACTCGACGTGCTGCGGGGCCTGGAGGGGGCCGGGGCCGCGCGCTACTTCGGGGTGCTGCCGTATCTGCTGGGGGATGATGTGGATCCTCGGCTGCGCTTCGATGGGCGGAACCGGCGTCCTCCGCGGGACAGGTTCAATGCGGTCCTCGGGTTTTTGTATGGGTTGGTGCACCGCGAGGTGGAGGCGGCGATTCGTTCGGTGGGGCTGGATGTGGCGTTTGGGTTCTTTCATCAGCCGAGGAGCTCGGCGGGGCCGCTGGGATTGGATGTGATGGAGCAGTTCCGTGTGCCCCTGGCGGACATGCCGCTGGTGGCGTCGTTGAATCGTCGGGCATGGGATGCGGAGGCGGACTTCGAGGTGACGCCCGAGCATGTATGGCTCAGCAAGGCGGGGCGCGCGAAGGCGATTGAGCTGTATGAGCGACGGATGCGGGAGACGTGGAAGCACAACGTCCTGGGGTACTCGCTCAGCTATGCGCGCCTGGTGGAGCTGGAGGTGCGGCTCCTGGAGAAGGAGTGGACGGGGACGCCGGGGCTGTTCGCGACGTTCCGCCTGAGGTGA
- the cas2 gene encoding CRISPR-associated endonuclease Cas2: MAEPRRWYLITYDIRDPKRWRKVYALLKGYGEWLQLSVFRCLLTDRDREQLRWELARRMDPVDTLLVIGLCGGCVERVRAINPGEDWPEEPPPFRVL; encoded by the coding sequence ATGGCCGAGCCGAGACGGTGGTACTTGATTACCTATGACATCCGGGACCCGAAGCGATGGCGCAAGGTGTATGCGTTGTTGAAGGGGTACGGAGAGTGGTTGCAGCTCTCCGTGTTCCGGTGCTTGTTGACGGACCGGGACCGGGAGCAGCTCCGGTGGGAGCTGGCACGGCGGATGGACCCCGTGGATACCTTGTTGGTGATTGGATTGTGCGGTGGCTGTGTGGAGCGGGTGCGGGCTATCAACCCCGGGGAGGACTGGCCGGAGGAGCCACCGCCGTTCCGCGTGCTGTGA
- a CDS encoding AHH domain-containing protein: MRLMMVVLVSLWAVGCATTRVVHLDRGNGQQVVHESVDVKPVEVSEGEFKSALTRLILDLRMDVAFREEEDADARGWVRSRTLLASSKGLAASGSGGSPESLSARICPDADDCLSLVGGTGLTFSRKDRTLMALSFALDTVWESVEVEVGKVLNPAALKAMVTSAALAVFLTITLPEPITKGIAVALTAAMVAYLGVVPVWEIGRGFIQLWDDAGTAMSVIELQDIGHRFGRVLGANGTRVLVLLVTMALGGKGAMAAQGPKLPGFAQAAGRAQAESGFQLGAAMTGGITSIALPAAGVLNVALAPGAAAALAMYGEGRYPGDAEGPVHHICTNKNPVSDATGGPWTPACEEIFEKAGMSLEDAANKVRLKGHEGPHPEFYHNQVVTRLQAAVRTCRTTEACRIRLLNELAKIADELLSPGAELRGFIVK, translated from the coding sequence ATGCGGTTGATGATGGTCGTTCTTGTGAGCCTTTGGGCAGTAGGGTGCGCTACCACCCGCGTGGTTCATCTGGATAGGGGGAATGGTCAGCAAGTCGTTCACGAGTCGGTGGACGTCAAGCCCGTGGAGGTGAGCGAAGGGGAGTTCAAGTCGGCCCTCACGCGCCTCATTCTCGACCTGCGGATGGATGTCGCGTTCCGGGAAGAGGAAGACGCGGACGCACGAGGTTGGGTGCGGTCCAGGACACTGCTCGCATCCTCGAAAGGGCTCGCGGCATCGGGTTCAGGGGGCTCTCCCGAGTCGCTGTCCGCGCGCATCTGCCCCGACGCGGATGACTGCTTGTCCTTGGTGGGTGGAACGGGGCTGACGTTCTCGCGAAAAGATCGGACCTTGATGGCGCTTTCGTTCGCGCTCGACACGGTATGGGAGAGTGTCGAGGTGGAGGTGGGCAAAGTGCTGAACCCGGCGGCGCTCAAGGCGATGGTGACCTCGGCGGCGCTGGCGGTGTTCCTGACCATCACCCTACCCGAGCCCATCACCAAGGGCATCGCCGTGGCGCTGACAGCGGCGATGGTGGCCTACCTCGGCGTCGTGCCGGTCTGGGAGATAGGGCGCGGATTCATCCAGTTGTGGGATGACGCGGGAACGGCGATGAGCGTCATCGAACTACAAGACATTGGGCATCGGTTCGGCCGGGTGTTGGGCGCGAACGGCACTCGTGTCCTGGTGTTGCTCGTGACGATGGCACTGGGAGGTAAAGGGGCGATGGCAGCCCAGGGCCCCAAGCTCCCTGGATTCGCTCAGGCTGCTGGCCGCGCCCAGGCCGAATCGGGATTCCAGCTCGGAGCGGCGATGACTGGTGGCATTACCTCCATCGCGTTGCCCGCCGCCGGAGTGCTCAACGTCGCGCTTGCTCCGGGAGCTGCCGCAGCTCTTGCAATGTACGGAGAGGGGCGGTATCCGGGTGACGCTGAAGGCCCGGTTCACCACATCTGCACAAACAAGAATCCCGTCTCTGATGCGACCGGCGGTCCTTGGACACCTGCTTGTGAGGAAATTTTCGAGAAGGCCGGTATGTCGCTGGAGGATGCCGCAAACAAGGTGCGGCTCAAGGGGCATGAGGGCCCTCATCCCGAATTCTATCACAATCAGGTCGTGACTCGCTTGCAGGCGGCTGTGCGCACTTGCAGAACCACGGAGGCTTGTCGCATCAGGTTGCTGAATGAGCTCGCGAAGATTGCGGACGAATTGCTTTCGCCGGGCGCGGAGTTACGTGGCTTCATCGTGAAGTAG
- a CDS encoding imm11 family protein, which yields MERNFYWVNIGDVPQWYLSTPVPASGGAFEEPWMFGEGQSLPVPGATKVRVRSPGPKRAFVFAGVERTPIVSEAVANVFMSRAPDDVQLFPLSVEAESELYFIVNAVKAPDCIDEARCREIQRYAEDDPFPEYAGQFRWIQGLRIDPEKTEGANVLRPLKFKTAFIVSEVVKTALEAVGNLGVSFERVTEPPELH from the coding sequence GTGGAACGGAACTTCTATTGGGTGAACATAGGTGATGTACCCCAGTGGTACCTCTCGACACCGGTGCCTGCTTCTGGTGGAGCATTTGAGGAGCCATGGATGTTCGGAGAAGGGCAGTCCCTTCCTGTCCCTGGCGCCACCAAGGTTCGGGTGAGGAGTCCAGGCCCGAAACGCGCCTTCGTGTTTGCCGGAGTTGAACGCACACCCATCGTCAGCGAAGCCGTCGCGAACGTCTTCATGTCGCGTGCTCCCGACGATGTTCAGCTGTTTCCGCTGTCGGTCGAGGCGGAGTCCGAGCTGTACTTCATCGTCAATGCGGTCAAGGCCCCTGACTGTATTGATGAAGCCCGTTGCCGAGAGATTCAGCGGTATGCCGAGGACGACCCCTTCCCTGAATATGCAGGGCAGTTCCGCTGGATTCAGGGCCTGCGCATTGACCCCGAGAAGACCGAGGGCGCGAATGTCCTGCGGCCCTTGAAGTTCAAGACTGCGTTCATCGTCTCGGAGGTGGTCAAGACCGCGCTCGAAGCGGTGGGGAATCTAGGCGTGTCGTTCGAGCGTGTGACCGAGCCCCCCGAGCTTCACTGA